TCTGAAGCATTTCCTGGTTAGGGTGCTTACGTCCGCCCTGTGGAGGAACGCTGGCAACTGTACCTTCAATAATCTTCAAAAGTGCCTGCTGAACACCTTCACCACTTACATCGCGTGTAATAGAAGTGTTCTCGCTCTTGCGTGCAATCTTATCAATTTCATCAATAAAAATGATTCCACGTTCTGCAGCTTCAATGTTTCCGTCTGCAGCGTTAATCAACTTCAAAAGAACGTTTTCAACATCTTCACCAACGTATCCGGCTTCTGTAAGGGTAGTGGCATCTGCAATTGCAAATGGTACCTTAAGACGCTGTGCAAGAGTGCGGGCAAGAAGAGTCTTTCCGCTACCTGTTGGTCCGATTAAAAGAACGTTAGATTTTTCAATTTTTACAGCATCTTCAGCAGCCTGTGCTGCAGCAGAAACTGACATTCTCTTATAGTGGTTGTAAACAGCAACAGAAAGTGTTTTCTTTGCTTCTTCCTGTCCTACAACATAGCTGTCGAGATATTCTTTGAACTCACGTGGAGTAGGTACGTCTTTAAGTTCAATAGGAGTTACATCAGCTTCCTGCTGGTCTAAGATTCCCTGACAGATTGCAACACACTTATCGCAGATAAAAGTATTGCCGCTTGGACCTGTAATTAACTTACGGTCTTTGCTTGCTGTGCTTCCGCAGAAAAAGCAGAAAACGTCATTATTGCTTCCAAATCTTTTCATAAAAATCTCCAGTTATTTGCGTGATGGCATTACGTGGTCGATCACGCCGTAATCAGCAGCTTCCTGTGCCGACATGAAAAAGTCGCGCTCAATATCTTCAGCAATTTTGTCTTTAGTTTTTCCAGTGTCATTAGCAAGATATTCTATAGAAAGCTTCTTTAATCTGATAATTTCCTTTGCAAGAATGCTGATATCACTTTCCTGTCCTTCAACACCACCACGTGGCTGGTGAATCATAACACGGCTTGAAGGAAGTGCATAACGCTTACCCTTTGTTCCGCCTGCAAGGAGAATTGCAGCCATACTTGCTGCCTGTCCCATACAGATTGTCTGAATATCGCATTTTACATATTTCATTGTGTCATAGATTGCAAGACCAGCAGTTACAGCTCCTCCAGGAGAGTTGATATAAATACTGATATCTTTTTCCGGATTTTCTGATTCAAGGAAGAGAATCTGAGCTACGACAAGGTCTGCCATCTGGTCGTTAATTTCGCCATCGATGAAAACGATTCTGTCTTTAAGAAGTCTTGAAAAAATATCGTAGCTGCGTTCCCCGTTACCTGTTTTTTCAACAACGTATGGAACCAGTGTGTTCATGCTTTCGTTCATAAAATCCCCTTTAGTACAACTAGTGTATCATATTAAATATACTGAATTTTTTGATTATTGGGTAGTGTAAATAAATAAATTTCTTACAGAGCTAAGGAGTGCATGGAGAGAAAAAAAATACGTCATTGCGAGTCAAAGGTGAAGCAATCCATAATAAAAAAGATTGCCACGTCGCTTCGCTCCTCGCAATGACGTATCTTTATATCAATGAAGATGTTTGATTACTGAACGTTAGCAAAGAGATCTTTGAAAGACATCTTGTCGCCCTTAGAAACCTTAACTTCCTTGTAGATTTCGTCGTAAAGCTTGTTTTCTTTAGCGTCGTCGATAAGGTATTCCTTAGCGCGTGGATCTTCGTAGTGCTTCTTAACTTCTTCTACAGTCATTCCACCTTCTTCAGCAATCTTAGCATACTGTGCTTCGATTTCTTCTGGAGTTACACTGATGTTGCGGTCGCGGATGAGGCAGTCTACGATGATACGAGACTTAAGCATCTTTTCGCTGTCGCCTGTCCACTGCTCAAGCATAGCTTCCTTTGTCTGACCAGAAGCTGCGATCATCTTGTCGAGCTGTTCTGGAGTTGTCTGGAACTGCTGTGCCAACATTCTCCAGCGGCCATCAAGTTCTGCCTGAAGCATAGAAGCTGGAATATCGAACTTGTTCTTTTCAACAAGCTGCTCGAGGAGAGAATTGTTCTTCATTTCCTTTACGCGGCGGCTTGCAGCAAGCTCCATGTTCTTTTTGATGTCTGATTTCATGTCAGCGAGAGTCTTGTACTTCTCGTTGCAGTCCTGTGCAAAGTCATCATCGAGGGCAGGGAGGTCACGAACCTTTACAGCCTTGATTGTTACGCGGATTTTCTTTGTCTGACCAGCGAGTTCTGGATCAGCATCATCCTTCTTGTATTTCTTTGTGATGTCTTTAGTTTCATCTTTCTTCATACCGATGATTTCGTCATCGATCTTGTAGATGTTTTCGCCGCTTCCAACTGTGAATACGAAGTCAGAGCGTTCTGAACCTGCGATTACGTTTCCGTCTTCTCCAAGTTCTG
The Treponema bryantii DNA segment above includes these coding regions:
- the clpX gene encoding ATP-dependent Clp protease ATP-binding subunit ClpX, producing MKRFGSNNDVFCFFCGSTASKDRKLITGPSGNTFICDKCVAICQGILDQQEADVTPIELKDVPTPREFKEYLDSYVVGQEEAKKTLSVAVYNHYKRMSVSAAAQAAEDAVKIEKSNVLLIGPTGSGKTLLARTLAQRLKVPFAIADATTLTEAGYVGEDVENVLLKLINAADGNIEAAERGIIFIDEIDKIARKSENTSITRDVSGEGVQQALLKIIEGTVASVPPQGGRKHPNQEMLQIDTTNILFILGGAFVGLDKIIEQRVSSHAMGFGSEVGQMTDEDKMKLLNQVTPDDLVKFGLIPELIGRMPITCALKELTRDDLVSVLTEPKNAITKQFQASFNIDDVKLEFEKDAIEEIADEAIRQKTGARGLRTIVEKMLMDVMFKIPDIKGKKTFTVTKKIVQGKEKNIESLIKTDTAAIESA
- the tig gene encoding trigger factor, which produces MKLKKEFKSLEKSAVELTVTIEKAEVESAYKSTLANYVKHAQIPGFRKGHVPQNVLERKYGDSIKADTIGTLIDQSFDEIFKEETENRPLPYSQPVMDKAPELDITKELTYTVHYDVFPKVTVKDFSGVNVKEPQVTVSDDDLAEELKSMQERNAMVIEKKDATVAKDDIVTINYSELGEDGNVIAGSERSDFVFTVGSGENIYKIDDEIIGMKKDETKDITKKYKKDDADPELAGQTKKIRVTIKAVKVRDLPALDDDFAQDCNEKYKTLADMKSDIKKNMELAASRRVKEMKNNSLLEQLVEKNKFDIPASMLQAELDGRWRMLAQQFQTTPEQLDKMIAASGQTKEAMLEQWTGDSEKMLKSRIIVDCLIRDRNISVTPEEIEAQYAKIAEEGGMTVEEVKKHYEDPRAKEYLIDDAKENKLYDEIYKEVKVSKGDKMSFKDLFANVQ
- the clpP gene encoding ATP-dependent Clp endopeptidase proteolytic subunit ClpP, with translation MNESMNTLVPYVVEKTGNGERSYDIFSRLLKDRIVFIDGEINDQMADLVVAQILFLESENPEKDISIYINSPGGAVTAGLAIYDTMKYVKCDIQTICMGQAASMAAILLAGGTKGKRYALPSSRVMIHQPRGGVEGQESDISILAKEIIRLKKLSIEYLANDTGKTKDKIAEDIERDFFMSAQEAADYGVIDHVMPSRK